The following coding sequences lie in one Benincasa hispida cultivar B227 chromosome 6, ASM972705v1, whole genome shotgun sequence genomic window:
- the LOC120079618 gene encoding ATP-dependent DNA helicase Q-like 3 isoform X3: MNRRREREGKKRRRKKKKSNKVNIVRKTFRQVEMKKSSLPLQSTVRPEKHKYSKESLTKLLRWHFGHSEFRGKQLETIEAVLSGKDCFCLMPTGGGKSLCYQIPALASNGIVLVVCPLIALMENQVMALKEKGISAEYLSSTQSIQAKNIIHEDLDSSKPTLRLLYVTPELIATPGFMAKLMKIYSRGLLNLIAIDEAHCISTWGHDFRPSYRKLSSLRSRLPNIPILALTATAVPKVQKDVIVSLGLENPLVLKSSFNRPNIYYEVRYKDLLDDSLADLCNQLKSSGDVCAIIYCLERAMCDQLSVYLAKYGISCAAYHAGLKNELRKSVLEDWISSKIQVVVATVAFGMGIDRKDVRVVCHFNIPKSMEAFYQESGRAGRDQLPSKSLLYYGIEDRRRMEFILRNSSSADKKILPSLSSQEKLSEKSLTDFAQMVEYCEGSGCRRKQILESFGEQVPASICSRSCDACKHPNIVAAYLEELTTTCAVRRNNSSRICVSRSNMDDEDEFSEFWNLKDEASGSGEDISDSDDDTEIVKSLAGTKYLKKSGLNEKMALLERAEENYYQNKISVKQDLKSGMTIGTARHDRGLYFLSDEASSRNDHQSGMINIIRIVYLHHLGKLAGSD; encoded by the exons ATGAACCGACGGCGCGAAagggaagggaaaaaaagaagaagaaagaaaaaaaagtcgaACAAGGTGAACATTGTTCGTAAAACATTCAGGCAGGTAGAAATGAAGAAGTCATCGCTGCCATTACAGAGTACTGTTCGCCCCGAAAAGCATAAATATAGCAAGGAATCCTTGACGAAGCTCTTAAGGTGGCATTTTGGACATTCTGAGTTTAGAGGAAAGCAATTGGAAACCATTGAAGCTGTTTTATCAG GAAAAGATTGTTTCTGTCTCATGCCCACTGGGGGAGGGAAGTCCCTGTGTTATCAGATCCCTGCTCTAGCTTCAAACGGAATCGTGCTTGTTGTTTGTCCCTTAATAG CACTGATG GAAAACCAAGTGATGGCGTTGAAGGAAAAGGGGATTTCTGCTGAATATTTATCCTCAACTCAGTCAATACAAGCCAAAAATATA ATTCACGAAGATCTCGATTCTAGTAAACCTACCTTAAGGCTTCTCTACGTTACACCTGAATTGATTGCGACGCCAGGATTTATGGCAAAACTGATGAAAATTTATTCTAGAGGATTACTAAATCTGATTGCTATAGACGAG GCACATTGTATTTCAACATGGGGCCATGACTTCAG GCCTAGCTACCGCAAGCTTTCTTCTTTGAGGAGTCGCCTTCCTAATATTCCTATACTGGCCTTGACAGCCACTGCTGTTCCGAA AGTGCAGAAGGATGTGATAGTATCCTTGGGCTTGGAAAACCCTCTAGTTCTCAAGTCTTCATTTAATCGTCCTAATATATATTACGAAG TTCGATATAAAGATCTTTTGGATGACTCGCTTGCCGACTTGTGTAATCAACTGAAATCTAGTGGAGATGTCTGTGCAATCATCTATTGCCTAGAACGTGCAATGTGCGACCAATTGTCAGTTTATCTAGCAAAATATGGCATTTCATGTGCTg CTTATCATGCGGGTTTGAAGAATGAGTTGAGGAAATCCGTTTTAGAGGATTGGATAAGCTCTAAGATACAAGTTGTCGTGGCCACAGTAGCTTTTGG GATG GGTATAGATAGAAAAGATGTCAGAGTTGTTTGCCACTTTAATATTCCAAAGTCAATGGAAGCTTTTTATCAAGAGTCAGGTAGAGCTGGCCGTGATCAATTACCCTCTAAAAGTCTGTTATACTATGGAATTGAAGACCGCAGAAGAATG GAATTTATTCTAAGAAATAGCTCCAGTGCTGATAAGAAGATCCTACCATCTTTAAGCTCCCAAGAAAAGTTATCAGAGAAGTCCTTAACCGACTTTGCTCAG ATGGTTGAGTATTGTGAGGGCTCTGGATGTCGCAGGAAGCAAATTCTTGAGAGTTTTGGGGAACAG GTTCCTGCATCCATATGTAGTAGATCATGTGATGCCTGCAAACACCCAAATATCGTTGCTGCCTATTTGGAGGAGCTTACTACTACTTGTGCTGTTAGGCGAAATAATTCTTCAAGAATTTGTGTCAGCAG ATCAAATATGGACGATGAAGATGAGTTTTCTGAATTTTGGAATCTCAAGGACGAAGCAAGTGGATCTGGAGAAGATATATCTGATTCTGATG ATGATACTGAGATTGTCAAAAGCCTAGCTGGGACAAAGTATCTAAAGAAATCAGGACTAAATGAAAAGATGGCACTTCTGGAACGTGCAGAAGAAAACTATTACCAGAACAAGATTTCAGTTAAACAG
- the LOC120079618 gene encoding ATP-dependent DNA helicase Q-like 3 isoform X4, with product MNRRREREGKKRRRKKKKSNKVNIVRKTFRQVEMKKSSLPLQSTVRPEKHKYSKESLTKLLRWHFGHSEFRGKQLETIEAVLSGKDCFCLMPTGGGKSLCYQIPALASNGIVLVVCPLIALMENQVMALKEKGISAEYLSSTQSIQAKNIIHEDLDSSKPTLRLLYVTPELIATPGFMAKLMKIYSRGLLNLIAIDEAHCISTWGHDFRPSYRKLSSLRSRLPNIPILALTATAVPKVQKDVIVSLGLENPLVLKSSFNRPNIYYEVRYKDLLDDSLADLCNQLKSSGDVCAIIYCLERAMCDQLSVYLAKYGISCAAYHAGLKNELRKSVLEDWISSKIQVVVATVAFGMGIDRKDVRVVCHFNIPKSMEAFYQESGRAGRDQLPSKSLLYYGIEDRRRMEFILRNSSSADKKILPSLSSQEKLSEKSLTDFAQMVEYCEGSGCRRKQILESFGEQVPASICSRSCDACKHPNIVAAYLEELTTTCAVRRNNSSRICVSRSNMDDEDEFSEFWNLKDEASGSGEDISDSDDDTEIVKSLAGTKYLKKSGLNEKMALLERAEENYYQNKISVKQDLKSGMTIGTARHDRGLYFLSDEASSRMINIIRIVYLHHLGKLAGSD from the exons ATGAACCGACGGCGCGAAagggaagggaaaaaaagaagaagaaagaaaaaaaagtcgaACAAGGTGAACATTGTTCGTAAAACATTCAGGCAGGTAGAAATGAAGAAGTCATCGCTGCCATTACAGAGTACTGTTCGCCCCGAAAAGCATAAATATAGCAAGGAATCCTTGACGAAGCTCTTAAGGTGGCATTTTGGACATTCTGAGTTTAGAGGAAAGCAATTGGAAACCATTGAAGCTGTTTTATCAG GAAAAGATTGTTTCTGTCTCATGCCCACTGGGGGAGGGAAGTCCCTGTGTTATCAGATCCCTGCTCTAGCTTCAAACGGAATCGTGCTTGTTGTTTGTCCCTTAATAG CACTGATG GAAAACCAAGTGATGGCGTTGAAGGAAAAGGGGATTTCTGCTGAATATTTATCCTCAACTCAGTCAATACAAGCCAAAAATATA ATTCACGAAGATCTCGATTCTAGTAAACCTACCTTAAGGCTTCTCTACGTTACACCTGAATTGATTGCGACGCCAGGATTTATGGCAAAACTGATGAAAATTTATTCTAGAGGATTACTAAATCTGATTGCTATAGACGAG GCACATTGTATTTCAACATGGGGCCATGACTTCAG GCCTAGCTACCGCAAGCTTTCTTCTTTGAGGAGTCGCCTTCCTAATATTCCTATACTGGCCTTGACAGCCACTGCTGTTCCGAA AGTGCAGAAGGATGTGATAGTATCCTTGGGCTTGGAAAACCCTCTAGTTCTCAAGTCTTCATTTAATCGTCCTAATATATATTACGAAG TTCGATATAAAGATCTTTTGGATGACTCGCTTGCCGACTTGTGTAATCAACTGAAATCTAGTGGAGATGTCTGTGCAATCATCTATTGCCTAGAACGTGCAATGTGCGACCAATTGTCAGTTTATCTAGCAAAATATGGCATTTCATGTGCTg CTTATCATGCGGGTTTGAAGAATGAGTTGAGGAAATCCGTTTTAGAGGATTGGATAAGCTCTAAGATACAAGTTGTCGTGGCCACAGTAGCTTTTGG GATG GGTATAGATAGAAAAGATGTCAGAGTTGTTTGCCACTTTAATATTCCAAAGTCAATGGAAGCTTTTTATCAAGAGTCAGGTAGAGCTGGCCGTGATCAATTACCCTCTAAAAGTCTGTTATACTATGGAATTGAAGACCGCAGAAGAATG GAATTTATTCTAAGAAATAGCTCCAGTGCTGATAAGAAGATCCTACCATCTTTAAGCTCCCAAGAAAAGTTATCAGAGAAGTCCTTAACCGACTTTGCTCAG ATGGTTGAGTATTGTGAGGGCTCTGGATGTCGCAGGAAGCAAATTCTTGAGAGTTTTGGGGAACAG GTTCCTGCATCCATATGTAGTAGATCATGTGATGCCTGCAAACACCCAAATATCGTTGCTGCCTATTTGGAGGAGCTTACTACTACTTGTGCTGTTAGGCGAAATAATTCTTCAAGAATTTGTGTCAGCAG ATCAAATATGGACGATGAAGATGAGTTTTCTGAATTTTGGAATCTCAAGGACGAAGCAAGTGGATCTGGAGAAGATATATCTGATTCTGATG ATGATACTGAGATTGTCAAAAGCCTAGCTGGGACAAAGTATCTAAAGAAATCAGGACTAAATGAAAAGATGGCACTTCTGGAACGTGCAGAAGAAAACTATTACCAGAACAAGATTTCAGTTAAACAG